DNA from Bacteroides zoogleoformans:
CTTTAAAAGACAAAACAGCTTTGACCGATTAAGATTATCGACGCCCAAGCTGTTTGAATATACCTATCGTGACACATGGACTACCGAAGACATGGCCGACGGTGTACGCGAGCTGTTCAATCAGAAACTGCTTCCGCCGTTCCAAAGATTCCATACCGACGGCGCCACGGCACCATACGACCAAGACTGGGTGGGACTGAAAGGACACATGAAGTTCGACATTGCCGAAGAAGTAGATCCGATATACGACGGCTGGCCTGTTCCACTTGGGAATGGAAGCATCTACAGCAGGAGCAGTAACCTGTTGCCCTATTTCTATCTGGCCGTCAGGGTAATGAAATGCGAGAAAGGCAAGAAAACAATCATCCCCATGCCTCTGGGCAGTGGAGGCAGGCCTCTGGGGGCAAGCAAGTATATATGCGCACCATATTATGATCCTAATCCGCAATCCGAATGGAAAGAGATGATTCGTTTCAATATACCACTCAAAGTATATACTAATACCTATGACACCGACCCAACTAATTCCGACCCCAACGAGCCGTATTACTATCATTTAGGGAAAGAGATAGGATTGACACCACAAGAAGCGTATGATGCCATCCTCAATGTAACTACCCATGGAAACGGAGGCTTTGGTGCATGGTTTTTATAGAAAGCTAATTAATTATTAACAAATATTTTTCACTAATTAAATAAATAAGACAATGAAAAGCTTTTTGAAAAACGGGCTATTGCTCGCAGTAATTGGTTTATCCGTATTTACAAGTTGCCGCAGAGATGGTGACGAAAACGAACAAACATCTGAAACTAAAATCAATCACCTTCTGATACAAGAGGTGTATTATGGTGGTACTTATTTTACCCGAACTTATGATGGGAAAGAGTACGAGCAAGCGTATGATGAAGACAAGTACATCAAGATCTATAACCCCACATCCAAGACTATCTATTTAGACAATTATGCTTTGGCCGTACATCCATTTGATCCCTGTAACAGAATAGAACTCAAAGATGAATATAACTTCATCAAAACACATTTCGGGGTATCTACCATCGTCCTCTTCGGGGGTAACGGCACTCAACATCCATTAGCTGCAGGAGCCTCTGCTATCATCGCTAAGAAAGCGATTAACCATAGAACCGACAGGGAAAAATACTTAAAAGACAATGAGGAGAATTTAGATAATTACAAAAGATTGGACCAACTTATTGATTTAAGTAAAGCCGACTATCAGTGGGTACCGAAAGAAGAAGTCAGTGGTGTGGACAACAATGTGCGTGAAATGGCTCTGTGGTATTCGCAAGGAGAATGGAAGAAAGATGAAATGAGCAACTTTGACGTATCCAACAAAAGTGTCATAGCCCTGATTAAATTGGGCGATACACCGGAAAATATCAAGAAAACTTTTATAGAAGAATCTGGTTACACGAAAGCAGAAGACATTGCCAAGAGAAAGTACTACAAAAATGTTGCTTACAAGACTGACGGACACCACAGTCACGAAGCCACCCTGATGATTATGCCTTATGAGTGGGTTGAAGATGTAGTGACCATCTGTCCCAACACAGAATTCAAATGGTCAGTGGTAGATATAAAAGTAGACAAAGGACACAAGGGTGTGCAAGAAACGGCGAACGATAAGATTGATAAACACGCAGGAAAGGCCTTAGTAAGACGGTTTGATGGAAATAAATTTGTCGACGACAATAACTCTACCTCCGACTTTGAAGTTGCAGAAGCCTCTATGTTTCCTAAGAACAAGAAGTAGAGTGCAATTTCTGAATGACGAATAAACTAAAAAAAAGAATCAGAGCCTGTATTTGATTCTTTCCGGCATTCTTGAAAGAATGCCGGAAATCATATATCTACAAAAAGTGGAGCTTAAAGAACAAAATAACACCTACTTATTATTGTTACATTACATCCTTATCACAAGAAAGCCATAAATCACACCTTTTCATACCCTGAAATTGATATAAATCAAAAAATGGCAGTATAAAGTACACTTTCTTTCTGTGAAAATTTCATGTTATAAAACATATTCCTATATTTGCACAAGTAAAAAGGAAAAACGAAAGTTCGTTTTCAATAGGTATTAGATTTTATAGATTAGTTTTTAGGATTAACAAATTTAAAAGTAGGTATTATGAAACGTTTAGGATTAACATTAGCGGCAGCAGTCTGCCTGACTGCCGGAGTATTTGCAGCAGGAAATCAACCTACAACTGCAAAATGGGAAGGTAACATCAACGTAACCAAATTGGGCAAGTATCTGAAACTGGATGCCGGCCAACATGAGGAAGTGACAAATATATGTGAATATTTCACAGAGCAGATGGAACGCGCCGCAAGCTCAAAGAAGAATCAGGAGAAGCTGTTGCGCGACGCCGTTTACGGAAACCTGAAGCTGATGAAGAGAACTTTGACTGAGAAGCAGTATGCCGACTATGCCAGAGTTCTGAATGTCACCTTGCAGAACAAAGGTATAGAAGTGAAGTAAACATTTCTTTACACACTCATGTATTAAACAATAAGAACTCTCCATACGGATTGTATGGCAGGAAACTTCAGGATTCAGGTCTTATGCTTGAATCCTGTTTTTTTACTCCCATGCTATAAGGATTGACCAGCCTCAATTCTTCCTGCCCTACAGGATGCGTCAGATTGGGTGCCGGTAGATACCGGTACTTGAGGCTCACACACTGAGATCTCCCGCGCCATAAAGAGAGGGGGCATCAACCTACCGTACTTTGCAATATTTCCATCAGAATCGGCTTTACCCCACTGACAAAACATTCCACCGCAATAACCATCAGAATAAGTCCCATCAGACGCATCATCACGTTGTTCCCGGTTTCGCCCAACACATCCACCAAGCGAGTGGAAGCACGCAATATAAAGAAGGTGAGCAAATAAATCAAAGCGATAATACCTATCAAAACGCCTTTCATCTCAAAAGTATAGGCATCCTGCATCAGCACAATGGCATTGGCTATGGCACCCGGGCCGCAAAGCATCGGAATGCCAAGCGGAGTGACGGAAATATCGTCGGCATAGGTTTTTATCTCTTCGTCTTTCAGCTTCATTGGCGTATAACGAGCTTGCAACATATCAAAGCCTATCTTAAAGATGATGAAACCACCCGCGATACGAAAGCCATTGGTAGAGATTCCAAAAAACTTAAAAAGGAATTGACCGGCAAAAGTAAAGGTCATGATAGTGACAAAAGCTACCAATGTGGCACGCGAAACCACTGAACGACGCTCCTTCTCCGTCATGCCATGTGTCATGGTCAGGAAGACCGGCATTGTGCCAAGAGGGTTTGTCAAAGTGAAAAAAGAGGTGAAACAGAGCAAAGCGAAAGGTAAAATAGATTCCATAACCATGTTTTTTACGTTTACATACGACAAAAATACAATTAAATCTCACTCTTCACAAAATCTGCATTAATTCTTTTAAACTAAAAATCTCATAAGTGGGACGAAAAGGCAAATTTTCTTTTCCGTTCACGTTGTAAAATACTTGATGCATACCCACTCCTCCGGCTCCAACCACATCATTTTCCCAACTATCTCCTATCATCAGCGATTCTTTCAACTCGGATTGCGTGGCCGACAAGGCGAAATGAAAAATCTCAGGCCATGGCTTCAGCACACCGATATCATCAGAAAGAATCACTTTCTTGAAGAAACCATCAATCCCGGCCGAACGCATTTTGTGACATTGAAGTTCCTGAAAACCGTTGGAAATAATGTACAGATTGTATTTATCCGACAAATACTCCAACGCTTCGTGCGCATAGGGCATCAACCCGCTTTTCGTAGGGATGACAGAGAAAAAATCATCTGCAAATCTTTGTGCCAAAACGGCATCTCCCGCCCCCACTGCTTCCAAAGGATAAAGAAAACGCCGGCGGTTCAGTTCTTCCTTTGTTACCTGCCCGTTGCCATATTCCTCCCACAACTCTGCATTGCGTTTCTGATAAAGGGTGTAAAAATGATGGAAAGAGCAAAAAAAAGAGTCATATCCGTATTTATGATACATTTCCTCAAAAGTGTCGCGTGCATTCTGTGAAAATGCCCACAGCGTGTCATCCAGATCAAAGAAAAGATTCTTATATCGATGTGCCATTATAAAGAGTATAGAAGAAAAAAAGCAGGCACTTGCAACTTCATACAGAAGGATTTTGTCCCACCATGAATGTGCAAGAACCCGCATTCAATGAATTACTTCACGAAGGAGCCGTTACTTCACCTGAATAACCAAGAACTTGGATACGCTCCAGAAATCTTTCGAATTCGTTATCCTCAGTATAAGCTGCCCCTTGCCGTCTTTTTCCAAAGCAAAGCTTCCGGCAGGATGAGTAGTCAGCACCTCCGCACTCTTGGAATAGAGTTTGATTTCCTTTGTTGTACGAATGTCAACCTGAGTAAAGTAGTCTTTATTGACATTGCCTTCTTTCAGCACATCACCCTTATTAAGGATGTTCTGTTCTTTCAGTTCTTTCTTTGTGCCAAACACAAACCAGCCGGTATTGAGTGCCTTGTCCTGCTCGGCAACGGTTTTAGCCTTTGCCTCATTCTCGGCAGAAAGTGTCTCCTTATCCGCAGTCAGCCCCGTAACGGCAGCATCCAGTTCCTGGATACGGATGTTCTTGGAGGCCAACTCCGCTTGCAGCTCTTCGATGCGCTGAGTCTTTGCTGCCAGTTCCAACGTCAACGATTCAACTGCTTTCTTCAGCTGGGCAGAATTATTCTTACTATTCTTAAGCATGGATTGCAACTTAACAATCTGTTCTTTGTTTTCCTCCATCTGCTTACGGATAAATTCGATATCGGAAGTAATCTGTTGTCTGGCATCCAAAGAACCT
Protein-coding regions in this window:
- a CDS encoding DUF4876 domain-containing protein; its protein translation is MKSFLKNGLLLAVIGLSVFTSCRRDGDENEQTSETKINHLLIQEVYYGGTYFTRTYDGKEYEQAYDEDKYIKIYNPTSKTIYLDNYALAVHPFDPCNRIELKDEYNFIKTHFGVSTIVLFGGNGTQHPLAAGASAIIAKKAINHRTDREKYLKDNEENLDNYKRLDQLIDLSKADYQWVPKEEVSGVDNNVREMALWYSQGEWKKDEMSNFDVSNKSVIALIKLGDTPENIKKTFIEESGYTKAEDIAKRKYYKNVAYKTDGHHSHEATLMIMPYEWVEDVVTICPNTEFKWSVVDIKVDKGHKGVQETANDKIDKHAGKALVRRFDGNKFVDDNNSTSDFEVAEASMFPKNKK
- a CDS encoding MarC family protein gives rise to the protein MESILPFALLCFTSFFTLTNPLGTMPVFLTMTHGMTEKERRSVVSRATLVAFVTIMTFTFAGQFLFKFFGISTNGFRIAGGFIIFKIGFDMLQARYTPMKLKDEEIKTYADDISVTPLGIPMLCGPGAIANAIVLMQDAYTFEMKGVLIGIIALIYLLTFFILRASTRLVDVLGETGNNVMMRLMGLILMVIAVECFVSGVKPILMEILQSTVG
- a CDS encoding YjjG family noncanonical pyrimidine nucleotidase produces the protein MAHRYKNLFFDLDDTLWAFSQNARDTFEEMYHKYGYDSFFCSFHHFYTLYQKRNAELWEEYGNGQVTKEELNRRRFLYPLEAVGAGDAVLAQRFADDFFSVIPTKSGLMPYAHEALEYLSDKYNLYIISNGFQELQCHKMRSAGIDGFFKKVILSDDIGVLKPWPEIFHFALSATQSELKESLMIGDSWENDVVGAGGVGMHQVFYNVNGKENLPFRPTYEIFSLKELMQIL
- a CDS encoding Cbp1 family collagen-binding glycoprotein adhesin; this translates as MKKLVVLIVCGAAMASCGNLSGGDKDRLKAENDSLLMELAQRNAELDEMMGTFNDISEGFRQINAAESRVDLQRGAVAEGSLDARQQITSDIEFIRKQMEENKEQIVKLQSMLKNSKNNSAQLKKAVESLTLELAAKTQRIEELQAELASKNIRIQELDAAVTGLTADKETLSAENEAKAKTVAEQDKALNTGWFVFGTKKELKEQNILNKGDVLKEGNVNKDYFTQVDIRTTKEIKLYSKSAEVLTTHPAGSFALEKDGKGQLILRITNSKDFWSVSKFLVIQVK